Proteins from one Phaenicophaeus curvirostris isolate KB17595 chromosome 16, BPBGC_Pcur_1.0, whole genome shotgun sequence genomic window:
- the NAA60 gene encoding N-alpha-acetyltransferase 60, whose translation MTEDVPPTALTDVNLRLLCHDDIDTVKQLCGDWFPIEYPDSWYRDITSNKKFFSLAATYRGSIVGMIVAEIKSRTKVHKEDGDILASNFPVDTQVAYILSLGVVKEFRKHGIGSLLLESLKDHISTTAQDHCKAIYLHVLTTNNTAINFYENRDFKQHHYLPYYYSIRGVLKDGFTYVLYINGGHPPWTILYPLQHIGSTLASLSPCSIPQRIYRQAQSLLCSLLPWSGISAKSGIEYSRTM comes from the exons ATGACAGAGGACGTGCCCCCGACTGCACTTACGGACGTAAACCTTCGTCTTCTCTGCCACGATGACATAGACACAGTGAAACAGCTCTGCGGCGACTGGTTCCCAATCGA gTACCCTGACTCATGGTACCGAGATATCACCTCCAACAAGAAGTTCTTTTCCCTCGCAGCCACATACAGAGGCTCCATTGTGGGAATGATAGTGGCAGAGATCAAGAGCAGAACAAAGGTGCATAAAGAG GATGGAGACATCCTAGCTTCCAATTTTCCTGTGGACACTCAAGTTGCTTACATCCTAAGCCTTGGCGTGGTGAAGGAGTTCAGAAAACATGGAATAG GTTCGCTCTTGCTTGAAAGTTTAAAAGACCATATATCAACGACTGCCCAGGATCACTGCAAAGCCATCTACCTGCACGTCCTCACCACTAACAACACAGCAATAAACTTCTATGAAAACAGAGACTTTAAACAGCACCACTATCTTCCCTATTATTATTCCATCAGAGGGGTCCTCAAAGATGGTTTTACCTACGTCCTGTACATCAATGGCGGACACCCACCCTGGACAATCTTATATCCTTTAC AGCACATTGGATCGACGCTCGCCAGCCTGAGCCCGTGTTCGATTCCCCAGAGGATCTACCGACAagctcagagccttctctgcagcctcctgccCTGGTCTGGCATTTCTGCCAAGAGCGGCATCGAATACAGCCGGACGATGTGA
- the NUDT16L1 gene encoding tudor-interacting repair regulator protein — protein sequence MRGAGAGGEAMAAMGAMAAMGALPAGALPPLPTLGVPGVPELKPLTRYEAMRLGPGWSHSCHAMLYAPNPGMLFGRIPLRYAVLMQMRFDGLLGFPGGFVDRRYWSLEDGLNRVLGLGLGCVRLTEADYLCSHLTEGPHRVVAHLYARQLTLEELHTIEISAVHSRDHGMEVMGMVRVPLYTQKDRMGGLPNFLGNSFVGTAKFQLLFALKILNMVPEEKLAEAVAATQKPKKPAIDHGAGAMGNAAAIRSANELAVAAKSGNEFADRAEQQAAAQEAAEQALAGLDSGAAGEPLAAMPVAEAEQPMGLGADAVVEQAVAEGME from the exons ATGCGCGGCGCGGGGGCGGGCGGCGAGGCGATGGCGGCCATGGGCGCGATGGCGGCCATGGGGGCGCTGCCCGCGGGGGCGCTGCCGCCGCTGCCGACGCTGGGGGTGCCGGGCGTCCCCGAGCTGAAACCGCTGACGCGGTACGAGGCCATGAGGCTGGGGCCGGGATGGAGCCACTCGTGCCACGCCATGCTCTACGCGCCCAACCCGGGCATGCTCTTCGGACGCATCCCGCTGCGCTACGCCGTGCTG ATGCAGATGCGGTTTGACGGACTGCTGGGCTTTCCCGGGGGGTTCGTGGATCGCCGTTACTGGTCCCTGGAGGACGGTCTGAATCGGGTGCTGGGCTTGGGTTTGGGCTGCGTGCGCCTGACGGAAGCAGATTATCTGTGCTCGCACCTGACAGAGGGGCCGCATCGCGTGGTGGCACATTTGTACGCCAGGCAGCTGACCCTGGAGGAGCTGCACACCATCGAGATCAGCGCGGTGCATTCCCGAGACCACGGCATGGAG GTGATGGGCATGGTCCGTGTCCCCCTCTACACCCAGAAGGACCGCATGGGCGGGCTGCCCAACTTCCTGGGCAACTCCTTTGTGGGAACCGCCAAATTccagctgctctttgccctgAAGATCCTGAACATGGTGCCTGAGGAGAAGCTGGCCGAGGCGGTGGCCGCCACGCAGAAGCCGAAGAAGCCGGCCATCGACCACGGCGCGGGGGCGATGGGAAACGCAGCTGCCATTAGGTCAGCAAACGAGCTGGCGGTGGCCGCTAAATCAGGCAACGAATTTGCAGAcagggcagagcagcaggcGGCCGCGCAGGAGGCGGCAGAGCAGGCGCTGGCAGGGCTGGATAGCGGGGCCGCGGGGGAGCCGCTGGCGGCCATGCCGGTGGCCGAGGCCGAGCAGccgatggggctgggggcagacGCGGTGGTGGAGCAGGCGGTGGCCGAGGGGATGGAGTGA